A genomic segment from Glycine max cultivar Williams 82 chromosome 1, Glycine_max_v4.0, whole genome shotgun sequence encodes:
- the LOC100801794 gene encoding O-fucosyltransferase 39 isoform X2: MMELGYLNQGQPSRGTTPLVTLPLLLSTLVFFSTFTHAFSSSVFPELNPIKPRHSRLLRSAVQRETPTSQLSELWSPLESQGWKPYVESNKPTLPEKSEGYIQVFLDGGLNQQKMGICDAVAVAKILNATLVIPYLELNPVWRDSSSFMDIFDVDHFIDVLKDDISIVKELPKEFAWSTREYYGLAIRETRIKAAPVHASAYWYLENVLPVLQSYGIAAISPFSHRLSFDNLPVDIQHLRCKVNFQALTFVSHIRTLGDALISRLRYPQGSAEEMGFNYLQEVTGAGARKNAGKFVVLHLRFDKDMAAHSACDFGGGKAEKLALAKYRQVIWQGRVLNSQFTDEELRSQGRCPMTPEEVGLLLAAMGFDNSTRLYLASHKVYGGEARISTLRELFPRMEDKKSLASSEERSEIKGKASLLAALDYYVGLHSDIFISASPGNMHNALVGHRTYLNLKTIRPNMALMGQLFLNKTIEWSEFQDAVVEGHQNRQGEPRLRKPKQSIYTYPAPDCMCQA; the protein is encoded by the exons ATGATGGAGCTCGGATACCTGAATCAGGGTCAGCCTTCTAGAGGAACAACACCACTTGTCACTCTTCCATTGTTGCTTTCAACACTTGTGTTCTTCTCCACTTTCACACATGCCTTCTCTTCTTCTGTGTTTCCG GAATTGAATCCTATTAAACCTAGGCACTCACGTCTTCTCAGGAGTGCTGTGCAACGAGAAACT CCTACATCTCAGTTGTCTGAACTATGGTCACCTCTGGAAAGCCAAGGATGGAAACCTTATGTTGAATCAAATAAGCCAA CATTACCAGAGAAGTCAGAGGGATATATCCAGGTCTTTCTTGATGGAGGtttgaaccaacaaaagatGGGG ATATGTGATGCAGTTGCTGTTGCAAAGATACTGAATGCTACTCTGGTGATCCCATACCTTGAACTGAATCCTGTATGGCGAGATTCAAG CTCCTTCATGGATATATTTGATGTGGATCATTTCATTGATGTATTGAAGGATGATATTTCTATAGTTAAAGAGTTGCCCAAAGAGTTCGCCTGGAGCACAAGGGAGTATTATGGCTTGGCTATTCGAGAAACCAGAATCAAGGCTGCACCTGTGCATGCATCAGCCTACTGGTATCTGGAGAATGTTTTGCCTGTCCTACAGAG TTATGGTATTGCTGCAATCTCTCCATTTTCTCACCGACTGAGTTTTGACAACTTGCCTGTGGATATTCAACACCTACGTTGTAAAGTAAACTTCCAAGCTTTAACCTTTGTTTCTCATATCAGAACACTTGGAGATGCCCTTATCAGCCGCCTTCGCTATCCTCAAGGCTCAGCTGAAGAAATGGGCTTCAACTACCTTCAAGAGGTCACTGGTGCAGGTGCTAGGAAAAATGCAGGGAAATTTGTTGTTCTACACCTCCGATTTGATAAG GATATGGCAGCCCATTCGGCCTGCGATTTTGGTGGAGGAAAAGCTGAAAAACTGGCCCTTGCAAAGTATAGACAGGTGATTTGGCAAGGGAGGGTTCTTAACTCTCAATTCACTGATGAAGAGTTGAGGAGTCAAGGTCGTTGCCCAATGACTCCTGAAGAGGTTGGATTGTTACTAGCAGCTATGGGATTTGACAACAGCACTCGTTTATATCTTGCCTCTCATAAG GTCTATGGTGGAGAGGCAAGGATTTCAACTTTGAGGGAATTATTTCCTCGGATGGAAGACAAGAAGAGCCTTGCTTCATCTGAAGAGCGTTCTGAGATAAAGGGAAAAGCTTCTCTACTAGCTGCACTTGACTACTATGTTGGCTTGCATAGTGACATATTTATCTCTGCTTCCCCAGGAAACATGCACAATGCATTG gtTGGACACCGGACATACTTGAACTTAAAGACTATAAGGCCAAATATGGCATTGATGGGTCAGCTTTTCCTGAATAAAACCATAGAGTGGTCAGAGTTTCAGGATGCAGTGGTTGAAGGTCACCAAAATAGACAAGGCGAACCAAGGCTGAGGAAGCCAAAACAATCAATATATACATATCCAGCTCCTGATTGCATGTGCCAAGCTTAG
- the LOC100801794 gene encoding O-fucosyltransferase 39 isoform X1: MMELGYLNQGQPSRGTTPLVTLPLLLSTLVFFSTFTHAFSSSVFPELNPIKPRHSRLLRSAVQRETPTSQLSELWSPLESQGWKPYVESNKPTALPEKSEGYIQVFLDGGLNQQKMGICDAVAVAKILNATLVIPYLELNPVWRDSSSFMDIFDVDHFIDVLKDDISIVKELPKEFAWSTREYYGLAIRETRIKAAPVHASAYWYLENVLPVLQSYGIAAISPFSHRLSFDNLPVDIQHLRCKVNFQALTFVSHIRTLGDALISRLRYPQGSAEEMGFNYLQEVTGAGARKNAGKFVVLHLRFDKDMAAHSACDFGGGKAEKLALAKYRQVIWQGRVLNSQFTDEELRSQGRCPMTPEEVGLLLAAMGFDNSTRLYLASHKVYGGEARISTLRELFPRMEDKKSLASSEERSEIKGKASLLAALDYYVGLHSDIFISASPGNMHNALVGHRTYLNLKTIRPNMALMGQLFLNKTIEWSEFQDAVVEGHQNRQGEPRLRKPKQSIYTYPAPDCMCQA, translated from the exons ATGATGGAGCTCGGATACCTGAATCAGGGTCAGCCTTCTAGAGGAACAACACCACTTGTCACTCTTCCATTGTTGCTTTCAACACTTGTGTTCTTCTCCACTTTCACACATGCCTTCTCTTCTTCTGTGTTTCCG GAATTGAATCCTATTAAACCTAGGCACTCACGTCTTCTCAGGAGTGCTGTGCAACGAGAAACT CCTACATCTCAGTTGTCTGAACTATGGTCACCTCTGGAAAGCCAAGGATGGAAACCTTATGTTGAATCAAATAAGCCAA CAGCATTACCAGAGAAGTCAGAGGGATATATCCAGGTCTTTCTTGATGGAGGtttgaaccaacaaaagatGGGG ATATGTGATGCAGTTGCTGTTGCAAAGATACTGAATGCTACTCTGGTGATCCCATACCTTGAACTGAATCCTGTATGGCGAGATTCAAG CTCCTTCATGGATATATTTGATGTGGATCATTTCATTGATGTATTGAAGGATGATATTTCTATAGTTAAAGAGTTGCCCAAAGAGTTCGCCTGGAGCACAAGGGAGTATTATGGCTTGGCTATTCGAGAAACCAGAATCAAGGCTGCACCTGTGCATGCATCAGCCTACTGGTATCTGGAGAATGTTTTGCCTGTCCTACAGAG TTATGGTATTGCTGCAATCTCTCCATTTTCTCACCGACTGAGTTTTGACAACTTGCCTGTGGATATTCAACACCTACGTTGTAAAGTAAACTTCCAAGCTTTAACCTTTGTTTCTCATATCAGAACACTTGGAGATGCCCTTATCAGCCGCCTTCGCTATCCTCAAGGCTCAGCTGAAGAAATGGGCTTCAACTACCTTCAAGAGGTCACTGGTGCAGGTGCTAGGAAAAATGCAGGGAAATTTGTTGTTCTACACCTCCGATTTGATAAG GATATGGCAGCCCATTCGGCCTGCGATTTTGGTGGAGGAAAAGCTGAAAAACTGGCCCTTGCAAAGTATAGACAGGTGATTTGGCAAGGGAGGGTTCTTAACTCTCAATTCACTGATGAAGAGTTGAGGAGTCAAGGTCGTTGCCCAATGACTCCTGAAGAGGTTGGATTGTTACTAGCAGCTATGGGATTTGACAACAGCACTCGTTTATATCTTGCCTCTCATAAG GTCTATGGTGGAGAGGCAAGGATTTCAACTTTGAGGGAATTATTTCCTCGGATGGAAGACAAGAAGAGCCTTGCTTCATCTGAAGAGCGTTCTGAGATAAAGGGAAAAGCTTCTCTACTAGCTGCACTTGACTACTATGTTGGCTTGCATAGTGACATATTTATCTCTGCTTCCCCAGGAAACATGCACAATGCATTG gtTGGACACCGGACATACTTGAACTTAAAGACTATAAGGCCAAATATGGCATTGATGGGTCAGCTTTTCCTGAATAAAACCATAGAGTGGTCAGAGTTTCAGGATGCAGTGGTTGAAGGTCACCAAAATAGACAAGGCGAACCAAGGCTGAGGAAGCCAAAACAATCAATATATACATATCCAGCTCCTGATTGCATGTGCCAAGCTTAG